The Litorilinea aerophila DNA window TGCAACACAGAAAGCGAGAAGGAGACATGGCTGCGACGGCGAAATTTCTGGCTGTAGATCTGGGTGCATCCAACGGACGGGTCTTGCTGGCCGAATGGGATGGCCGCCGATTTCACCTGCAGGAGTTACATCGCTTCGCCAACGGGCCGGTTCAGGTTCGAGGCCGCCAGTACTGGAATGCCCTGGGCCTATGGCAGGAGATCCAGCAGGGTCTGGCCCGCTATGCCGCCCGCTTCCATGAGGCGCCGGCCGGCGTGGGGATCGACACCTGGGGCGTGGACTTCGCGCTGTTGGATGCCCACGGCCATCTGCTGGGCAATCCGGTCCACTACCGGGATGCCCGCACCAACGGCATCCCCGAAGTGGCCTTCGCCACGGTCCCCAGCGACGAAATTTTCCAGCAGACCGGCATCCAGTTCATGCAGATCAACACCCTCTTCCAGCTCTTCAGCATGCGGCACCACGGGGACCCTCTGCTGGACCAGGCGGAGACCCTCCTGATGATGCCGGATCTGTTCCACTACTGGCTGACGGGAGAGCGGGTGGCCGAGTACACCATCGCCTCCACCAGCCAGCTCCTCCACGCGGTGGAGCGGCGTTGGGCCACCGGGCTGGCCGCGCGGCTGCGCCTGCCCACCCAGATCCTGCCCCCCATCGTAGAGCCGGGTACCGTGCTGGGTTCGGTGGTGCCGGACGTGCTGGCAGAGACAGGCCTGCAGGGACCGGTGCCGGTCATTGCGCCCGGCAGCCACGACACGGCCAGCGCGGTGGCGGCCATCCCCGGCCTGGACGAGCGCAGCGTCTACATCAGCAGCGGCACCTGGAGCCTGATGGGGGTGGAGATCCCAGAGCCCATCATCACCCCCACCGCCCGGGCGCTCAACTTCACCAACGAGGGCGGCGTGGCTGGCACCATCCGCCTGCTCAAGAATATCGCCGGCCTGTGGCTGTTGCAGGAGTGTCGCCGTCAGTGGCAGCGGGAAGGCCGGGAGTACAGTTGGGAGGAGCTCCTGGCCCTGGCCGAACAGGCGCCCCCCTTCCGCTCCCTGGTGGATCCGGATGCGCCCGACTTCCTGAACCCGGACAACATGGTGGAGGCCATCCGGCGCTACTGCCGGCGCAGCGGGCAGCCGGTACCCGAGGATGTGGGCAGCGTGGTGCGCTGTTGCCTGGAAAGCCTGGCCCTGCGCTATCGCTGGGTGTTGGACGCCCTGGAGCAGTTGACGGGACGTCGTCTGGAGGTAGTACGCATCGTGGGAGGCGGCAGCCAGAACCGGCTGCTCAGCCAGTTTGCCGCGGATGCCTGCCAGCGGCCGGTGGTGACGGGGCCGGTGGAGGCCACGGCGTTGGGCAACGTTATGGTCCAGGCCATCGCCGCCGGTCACCTGGCCAACGTGGCCGAAGGGCGGAGCGCCATTGCGGCCTCGGTGGCCCAGGAACGCTTCGAGCCGGGGCCGGTCGCCGGCTGGGAGGAGGCCTTCGGTCGTTTCTTGCAGCTGGCAGAAGGGGCGTGAATGGGGAGCCATGGGTTTCACAGATGAACACAGATTTTTTCGCCCCTATCTGTGTCATCTGTAGTTGAATGTCAAGGGCGCTTTCGAGGGCCCCGGCCATTTTAAGGTTGGGGCCCTCGCCTGTTATAATGAAGGTCGAAGGCTGTTTCATGAAAGTGCTTTCGGACGTTGGTGTTGATCCGTCCGATGCAGAATTTGTCTGGCACTTTAAAAGAGGAGCTCTTCGCAAGGCCGACTGCTTTACACTCACGCCAAGGCCCATCCGTCGTTGATGCCTCGCACACTCTGGCGTAAGTACCCTGGCAGAAATCCAGCAGCTTTCTCCCCAGCCGAGACTATCGATGGATTTTTGTCAGGATTGACTCGGGGTTGTCATACCACTGGATCAGCAACCACTGGATTAGAGAAACGTGTATCGACGTAAGCTAAACCGAGCCTGGGAAACATTGCGGTCCATGCCGGTGCCTGCCATCGCATCGGATCGCCTGGTCGATTTGCACAACGATTTGATTCACTACGACACGGTCATTGCCAACCAAATGCGCGAGTATTTGCGCGGCAATCCCATCAACCGCCACAAGCTGGTCATTGATACGGAGTTGGAAGAGGCGCTGCGCTCCTTCAAGGCCGAAACACCGGCCGAAGTGGAGTGTCGCCGGGAGCTCCTGCGGTACAAACGGCGCATCGACGACGTGGTTCGGGAGCTGTTACGGGTCAACGATGACCGCATCGTGACCAAGTAAAGATCTGCCCGGCCGGTCCAGGGATGTCCAGGACCGGCTCTCCTCTTGTCATTTCATATCCCACCCCATTTTGCCCCAGGGCGGGCATCCATGGATGCTGCCTCTCTTCAGATGGGATCCTGGGGCTCTCCCTCAAACCTTTAAATGTAAATGCCGGACGTATCCTCAGCGTTCAGGTGCGATCTCTTCAAACAAGAGCGACTCGTCCCGAGGGCCGATGTAACCACACTCCCCCACCCGGGGTGAGTTGACCACCGGTAGAAAAGCCTCGTCCCAATCTTTGTGCTTCTTTGCATGGGTATCGCAGTAGGTCTCGTATCCTCCACTCCAGACGTTCAACCACCTTCCCGGCTGCTGGCACTTGATGCAGGGGTAGACCGGCGCATAATTGCGGGCCAACACCCGCACCTCTTTCTGGGGCGGGCTGCCCTTCCGTTCACCCACGACCTTGAGCTGTAGTTCTGTAGTGGTGCCGAAGTCGTATTCATAGAGAAAGGTCTTGCCCACCGAGAGCACCCTGTCCAGCCTGGTTTTCATGCTTGCGGTGGGGCGGGCGGCGCCAAAGATGTCCTTCCACATGGCATCCACCATGCCGGTGTCCAATTCATAGGAGACGTTATCGATGGTGAAGGCACTCAAATGGCCGCAGCATTCCAGCCAGGTGGCCCGTAAGAAGTTGTCCAGCTTCGCCAGAGTCGTACTGGCCGGGATCTCCAGATGCATCCAGTACGCGGGGGCATAGCGCCCCTGGACGGAAAGATGGAAGAGACGTACCGGGCGGTCCGGGCTGCTGTCATGCTCGTGGACACACTTCTTCAAATGGCGGGAGATGGTGTTTTTGGCAAATGGTTTGCCGCATAGGAAGCATTTGCCATAGGAAATGGTGCGGGATCGGGTTGCCATATATTCCCTCCTCATCATTTGGGAACAAGTGGGCCTGTCTCCTCGCCAGCCCTGCCCGGAAAGACTCGGCCCCAACCGCTGTTGCCTCCTTGCGCCTTTGCGTTCAAAGTACCCTTTTCCCAAGGCTGTCCCCTCCCCCAGTCGTCTACGGGAGGGGAAGATCCCTGCGGAGTAGATCCTCCAGGCTTTCACGCCGCTGGATCAAATGGGCCTGGCCCTGGTGCACCCACACCACGGCCGGGCGCCGGGCGCCGTTGTAGTTGCTGCCCATGGCCAGGTGGTAGGCGCCGCTGACCGGCACCGCCACCAGCTCGCCCGGGGCCAGCTCTGGCAGGGGCAAGCCTTCAATCAGGACATCCCCGCTCTCGCAATAGGGGCCGGCCAGCCAGGCGAGGTCCGCCGGCGGCCGCCAGGGCTCCTGGACCGGCAGCGCCGAGTAGCGCGCGCCGTAAAGGGCGGGCCGGGGATTGTCGGCCATGCCGCCGTCCAGGAGCAGCCAGCGGCGGTGGGCCGTTCGCTTGACCGTTCCCACCCGATAGACGGCCACGCCGGCCCGGGCCACCAGACTGCGGCCTGGCTCCAGGTGAAGCCGGGGCAGTGGCAGGGAACGCTTCTGACAGCCATGGACCAGCGCCTGGGCGATGAAGGCCACGTAATCAACGATGGCCGGATGGGGCAGCTCGTCCTCGTGGTAGGCCACGCCCCAACCGCCCCCCGGACAGATCACCTGGGGCGTCCACCCCTGTCGCTCTCGGAGCAGGTCCACCAGATCCAGCACCCGCTCCAGGGCCGGGCCAATGGGGGCCGGATCCCGGAATTGGGAACCCTGGTGAAAGTGGATGCCCGTCAGGGGAAGGCCATGGCGCTGGCACAGCGCCACCGCCTCCATCACCTCATCGCCGTCCATGCCAAATTTGCTGTCTTCCTGTCCGGTCTGGCGATAGGCATGGGTCTCCACCGCCACGCCCGGGCGAACCCGCAGCCACAGGTCGGGCAGGGGGGACGTAGCCTGCCGGGCCAGGGTGACAATGCGGGTCAGCTCGGTCAGGTTGTCCACCACCACCACACCCGCCCGGGCCAGGGCCATGGCCAGGTCCTCCTGGCTCTTGTTGACGCCGTGAACCAGCAGACGCTCCCGTGCCACGCCGGCCGCCCCGGCGATGTGTAACTCGCCCGCGCCCGTACAATCCAGCCAGAGGCCCTGGCGCTGCACCCACTGGGCCACCGCCAGGCAGAGCAACGCCTTTCCGGCAAAGGTGATGCCGCTGGGGCCGGGGTAGTGGGCCTTCAGGGCTGCCCCATAAGCGGCGGCCGCTCGATCCATGGTGGTCTGGTCCAACACGTAGAGGGGTGTGCCGTAGCGGTCGGCCAGCTCTGCCAGATTACAGCCGGCGACGGCCAGGGTGGGCAGGCCATCGTCCGGGGTGATGACCGTGGTCGTTTCCGGAAAAAGCTCCAGGCGTCGGTGGTTCATAGGATCACCAGCACAATGCCCGCCAGGGTGATCAGCACGCCCAAGATGCTCGTCATGCTGGGGATCTCGTGGAGCAGGAGAACGCCCAGCAAGATCCCGCCGGTGACCTCCTGGGTGGCGATGAGGTTGGCGGCCGTGGCCGGCACTCGACGCAGGGCCGCGTTGTACAGGGTATGGCCCAGCCCCAGGGGGAAGAGGCCCAGGGCCACCACACTGGCCACCGCCTGCCAGGTATAGCCACCGGGCGTGAAGTGGAGGGTGGCCGCCGGCAGCAACCACAGTCCGGCCAGGGCGTAGACCGTGCCGGCATAGGCAAAGAGGGGATAGCGATCCCGCTGGCTGCGGCCGGCCACGCTGTATAGCCCGAAGCAGATGGCGCTGCCCAGGGCCAGCAGATCGCCGATCCACATGCGGCGATCGAAGGTGGGCTCGAAGCCGGTCAGAAAGGCCACACCTGCCACGGTGAGCAACGTCCCGCCCCATTGGCGCCGGTTGAGGCGTTCGTTGAGAAAGAGCCAGGAAAAGAGGGCTACAAAGATGGGCGCCGTGTAGACGATGGCCAGGCTGTGGGCGATGGTGGTGTATTCCAGGGAGGCAATGTAAAAGCCAAAGTGCAGCGCGGCGATCAGGCCGTACCCGGCGAAGCGGGGCCAGTCCTGGCGGCCGGGCAACCGCTGGCGGAGGCGCCAGGCCAACAGCAACACCACCCCGCCTGCGCAGAGCATGCGGCCAGCCGTGATCTCATAGCTGCTCAGGCTGGCCGCCGCCCAGCGGACCAACACCGGGCTGGTGCTGAAGAAGAAGACGGCGATGACCACGTAGAGGATGCCCTGCCGCTCGTCGGCGGTGAGAGCCCGGTGGCCACGCTGGGATTGGATGCCGGAAAGTCGCGTGCCCACGACGGTTTAGAAGCTGCCGGGGGTGATGGCCACGTAGATGAGGCTGAGCACCATGCTGATGACGATCAGCAGGCTCAACGCGTAAAAGATCTTTTCGTTGCGGCTGTAACGTTTTTTGGGACTCATGGTTGCCTGAAAACTCCTCTGTGAATGGTCAATTGGAACGGCCGGACGCTCCCATTCCCTCTGCCATTCGGGGCCATCGAAGCTACGCCAGAACGCGCGGAGAGCGCCAGCCAGAAGGGATTATACCATACGTCCCCGCTACCGGCGGACGGCGGCGCAAAGCTGACTCGCCGCTGTGGGCTCCAACAGGCAGTACGCCTCCAAAGTGAGCTCTCTGCTTGGTCCATGGGAACACCGGTGATACACTGGGGGCATGGTTCCTTCGCGTCTGGCTGCTGTGGCCTGGGCGGCCCTGGCTTTGATGGTCGGCGGCAGCCTGCTCGCCTATCTGCTGGGGTCGGTGCCGCCTACCCTGGCCGACAATCGCTTGAATATCCCGGCTGTGACCCTCTTCTTCCTGGGCCTTTTTCTGCTCAGTGGCGGCCTGGCCAGCCTCATCGCGCTGGCGCTCCACAGCCGCTGGCCCACCCTGGCCGGCGTCCGCAGCAGGCGTGCCAGGCCGGCACCGGGCGTGGCGTTGCGTCAGGGCGTGTTGCTGGCCGTGGCCGTTTTGGCGCTGGCCCTCCTGGCCTTCTTCCAGTTTCTGGACGTGGTTTTCGTCCTGGTGACATTTCTCCTGGTGGGGCTTCTGGAGGCCTTCCTGCAGAGCCGGGGGCGATAGAAAAGCTAATCCCTTCGGGCTTCTTCCACCTGGATGGGGCCCAGCAGGAAGCGGTCGGCCCCTTCGGCCCCAGGACTGGCCAGCAAAGAAAGGCGGTCCAGATCCGGCCAGGTGTACAGGCCCAGCTCCAACTGGTAGATGCCGGGCGGCGCCTGGGGAGAGACCACCAGCTCATGGATATCCTCCACCACCTGGCCCGGCGACCACGCCTGGGTGGGGGACACCGGACGGCCGTCGTGGCCGCCGTGCATCTGGCCGCCGACATCCAGCAGATGGACGAAGGTGGTGTAGTCGCCGTGGATGGGCCCCCGGGCCCGCCAGTACAGGGTCACGGTCAGGGGCTCACCAGGGCGCAGGCGACGCCGGGATAGGGTGTAGCCCGCCAGGGTGATGTTGTCATCGAAGGCAATCTCCAGGGGATTGGGCGTGAGGCCAGGCGGCGTGGCGATTTCCACCCGGCCAAAACGGAGCGCATCATCAACGGCTGTCGCCTGCAGGTCGGGTGAAGCGGCCTCCACCTGCACTGGCAGACGATGGCCGGCTGTGACGCCCGTGGCCGAATCCCCCGGAAGGTACATGCCGATGGCCCAGTGGGCCTGGTTGGGCGTGTAGGCCGTGGGGGGGATCCGGACCAGGTATCGCTCCACCCGGAGTTCCCCTGGATGCCACTGGCTGGTGGGGTAGAGGCCGCCGCCGGGCATGGTGTCATACTGGGCCACGATCAGGCCGTCCTCATCCACCAGATGAACAAAAATGGAGTAATCCTCGGCGGGGACCTGGCGGGCCTTCCACGCCACGGTCACCGTCGCGGTCTGGCCCGGCAGGAGCCGGTCGGGCTGGGTGGCCACGCCCTGTACGATGAAGGCATCCCCCAGCCGTGCCGTGATGGGCGTCAACTCTGCGGCCAGGTGCGCCTGGGCAGGAGGCGGCCGGTAGGCCGGCGCGATGACCAGTGGCGGCGTGAGCAGGCTCAAGCCGGCCAGGAGCGTCGCCACTCCCCAGCCCAGTCCCGGGAGCGGCCAGCGTCCCAGACCGATGACCATGCCCAGGGCCAGGGTCGGCGCTGCGGGAAAGAAGTACCGCCCCTGGGCCGCTGGCGCAATGCGCATGAAGCGCAGCCAGGAGATCAGGAGTACCACCCCCCACAGCCCCAGCAGGAGCATGGCCCAATCCCGCTCCCTTAGCCGGATGCCCCGTCGCCAGCGCCCGATAGCCGCCCACAGGAGTCCACCAGCGATCAGCAGTTCCAGCCCTCGGAACAGCAGATAGACCGGCGCCGGGTAGGGGACATTGAACCAGCCGAACAGGCCCCAGAAGGAACGTTCCAGGCTTTCCAGCTCCCCGAAGATGGTGCGCCAGTCGGCCGGCTCCACCCGGAGCAGGATGTTGGCCTGCCAAATGTTCCAGGCCAGGGGATCGCCGTAGAGTTGCCAGTTGCGCACATACCACCAGCCGCCGATGGCCAGGGCTGGCGCCGCCGTCCACCAGGCGCCTTCCCAAAAGAGACGCCAGGAGCGCGCCCGCCAGCTCAGGCCGATCACGGCCAGGGCCGTCAACCCCAACAGGCCCAACACGCTCAACTTGCTGAGCACGGCCAGCCCCAGCAGAACGCCCAGGACGGCCAGCTCTCGACGGGGGATGGCCCTTTCTCCGCCGGGAATGGGAGCGATGATGAGGCTGGTCAGCCGCCAAAGGACCAGGGCTGCCAGCGCGTTAACGGCCCCGTCGTTGCTGGCAGCGGCGCTGATGAAAACAAACTGGGGGATGAAAGCCACCAGGGCGGCACCCAACAGAGCCTGCCGGCCATCCAGGAGCAGGGCAAGGGTTCGATAGACGGCCCATATGGTGACCGCGCCCAGGGCCACCGAGAAAAATCGAGCCAGATGCAGGGCCAGGATGGCCCCTCGCCAGGGCCATTCCTCATCCCGGTGGTGAATCAGGTAATTGCGATTGGCCTCTGCGTCCGGCCGGCCGATGGCGGCGTGGGGATTGGCCCGCCGATAGATCGCGGGGAAGTCGCTCTGGTCTATCCAACTGGTCAAGGCCGCGGCCACCAGGTAGTACCCCGGCGCCTGGACGCCCTGTTGTCGCCAGAGGGCCTGGGTGTTGGGCTCGGAAACGGGCAGCCCCTGGCCAGTGGCCAGGTGGTGGATGAAGGCGAAATGCCAGATCTCATCTGGCGTCTCAAAGGGGGGAACCACCACACTGGTCCAGCCGGCCAGCAGCACAAAGATCGCCAGGAGCACACCGATCCCCCGGCCAGATTGGGGTGGCGTGGGCGGCATGGTTGGACGCATGGATTGGGAACCGGCCATGGTGGTTTATGGCTGGGAGCGGGGCGCGGGTGCCCGTCCGTTGTGCTTGGGCGGACGCCACACGAAGAGGTAGTAGAACAGGCTGTAGAGATAGCGCTGCCACACGTCGATGACCCGGAAGTTGGATTCGCCGTTGGCGCGCACATACTCGTGGGTGGCCACCTCCACCAGGCGATAGCCCCGGCGCAGGGTTTTGATGATCATCTCCTGCTCGATGGTGGTGATGTCCTCCTGCAGATCCAGGTCCAGGGCGACTTCCCGGCGCAGGGCCCGAAACCCGTTCTGACAGTCGGTCAGGCGCACGTTCTGGGTGTAGTTGATGCTCAGGGTGATGACCTGGCTGCCAAAGAGGCGGACAAATTGGTGGATAGTGGCGTGAAGTTCATCGCTGCCGCCCAGCATGCGTGAGCCAGAGACGTGGTCGGCCCGGCCTTCGACAATGGGCTGGATCAGGGCTGGAATGTCATCCGGGTTGTGGGAGCCGTCCGCGTCCATGAAGACCAGGATATCTCCCCGGGCTTCCCGAATGCCACAGCGGATGGCCGCCCCTTTGCCCCGTCCGTCGTCCAGGATGACCCGGGCGCCGCAGGCCTGGGCGATTTCCCGGGTTCCATCGCTGCTGTGGCCGTCCACCACCAGCAGCTCGTCGGCGTGGGGGGCTGCCCGCACCAGCACCGGCAGGAGGTTGGCCGCTTCATTGCGGGTGGGCACGATGACTGAAATGGTGTAGTGTTTGCCGTCCGGCCCGATACGCTGCACTTCTCGGGGCCGGGTGGCCTGATGATACCACTGGGGCAACCGGGTTGTCACGTCAGTCCGCCACTCACTTGTCTGTTCATCTTCCATCGGGATACGTCCCGGCGACAGCGCGCCGCTGCCGTAGTAGAGTACTGGCAATTGATGGAATGTCCAAATTCCACGGGGCCGGACTGTCTCATATGACACAGATTTCACAGATAGCAAGGACCTACAAACCGGGTCCTTTCGCGGCTGGCGACAGCGGGCGGGCACGGCGGCCCGCCCCTACGAAACCGGTACCCTGTCGTAGGCAAGGCGAATCATGATTCGCCCCTACATACTGCGCAGGCGTCGCCGTCCCTCACCTGTCCGGATTGGGTGCAATACGTGTGTAGGGCGGGTCTCTGGCCCGCCGTGGGTAGCTGGATCGACAGCGACAGCAGGCGGGCACGGAGGCCCGCTGTCGCCAGCCGCGAAATCTGTGGCTCGGATCTGCAAAGGGAGTGGAAGGGGAAAGCGGACCTGGCTAAGGCTGGAAATTGGCAAAGGGCTGGGGATGGGGTAAAAATTCAGGGAGATCCTAGTACAGGCGGAAAGGAGCAGTCAATGCCGTCACCATTCACCTCACCAACTGGCCCGGCGTTGCCGGAATTCACCCAGGCTGAGATCACCATCCTGGGGCTGGGCCCCGGTGATCCAGGTGGTCTCACCCTGGCAGGGTGGCAGGCCCTGCAGCAGGCCGCCCGGATCCTGCTGCGGACCCGTCAGCATCCCTGTGTCGATTTCCTGGCAGCCCACTTTTCTTTGGAAAGCTGCGACGACCTCTACGAGACCCACGAGGACTTTGCGGACATTTACTCGGCCATCGTGGAACGGGTGCTGTCCGCAGCCCGTCCGGGCGAGCGCGTGGTCTACGCGGTGCCGGGCCATCCCTGGGTTGGTGAAGCCACCACGCCCCGCATTCTGGCTGCGGCCCAGGAACAGGGACGCTCGGTCCAGGTTCTGGGCGCGGAAAGTTTCGTCGTCCCCTCCCTGGCGGCCGTCGGCGTGGACATCATGGATGGCGGCCAGGTGGTGGATGCCATGATCTTGGCCCGGCAGCACCATCCCCAGGTGGAGGTAGGCCTGCCGCTCCTGGTGGGGCAGATCTATGCCCGCTGGCTGGCTTCCGACGTGAAGCTGACCCTGATGAATGCCTACCCCGACGATCATCCGGTGACCCTGATCTACCGGGCCGGCACCCGGGAGCAGCGGACCGCCACCATGCCCCTCCATGCCCTGGACCAGCACGAGGATTTCGACCATCTGACCAGCCTCTACCTGCCGCCTCTCCATCACGGGAGTTTTACCGCCCTGCAGGAGATCGTGGCCCACCTGCGGGCGCCGGAGGGCTGCCCCTGGGATCAGGAACAGACCCTGGAGAGCCTGCGCCAGGACCTGTTGGGGGAATGTGCCGAGGTATTGGAGGCCATCGACATGGAGGCAGCGGGCGAGGAGAATGGCGCCCATATCGCCGAGGAGTTGGGCGATGTGCTGCTGGTGGCCACCATGATGGTGCAGATCGCTACAGAGGAGGGCCGCTTTAAGATGGCCGACGTGATCCGTCCCCTGCTGGAGAAGCTGATTCGCCGCCATCCCCACGTCTTCGGCGACACCGTCCTGGGCGACGCCGGGGTGGATGCGGTGGATCAGGTGTTGACCAACTGGGAGCAGATCAAGGCGGCGGAGCGGGCCGCCAGGGGCGAAATCCGCAGCGGGCCCCTGGACGGCATCCCGGCCCACCTGCCCGCCCTGGAAAAGGCCCGCAAGCTCCAGTCCCGGGCCGAGCGGGCCGGGCTACTGGCCCCGGACACGGTGGCATCCGAAGTGGCAGCCCTCTTCAGCCCCAATCCCGACGCCCAGGCGGTGGGCGAGCGGCTGTGGGCGCTGGTGGCCTTTGCCCGCCAACATGGCATCAACCCAGAGGATGCCCTGCGCACCTACCTGGTCCAGTTCCGCCAGCGCCATGGAAGCTGACGGAACTGGACCTACACGGAATGTATCCAGCCGCCCATTTTTCTGGACGAAAAAAGCCAATGGTGCTACACTTGAGGCTGATCATCTATGCGCCCGTAGCTCAGCGGATAGAGCACTGGTCTTCGGAACCAGGTGTCGGGGGTTCGAATCCCTCCGGGCGTGCTCAGTCACGAGGCTTCTGCCTCATTCACTCCGCTGTCGGGGATCGAACGCATCCCGCAGCCCATCTCCCAGGAAGTTAAAAGCCAGGACCGTCAGCGTCAGCGCCACCGCCGGCACAAAGGTGATGTGGGGTGACGAGCGGATGGACTGATACCCCTCGTTGAGCATGATGCCCCAGCTAGGTGTGGGCGCGTCCACGCCCAGGCCAATGAAGCTCAGAAACGCCTCGGTCAGAATGTAGCCCGGGATCTGCAGGGTTTCCTGGACGATACAGGGACCCAAAATGTTGGGCAGGAGGTGGCGGAAAAGGATGTGGTGCGGCCGGTCGCCGATGGCCCGGGCTGCTTCCACAAATTCCTTTTCCTTGTAGGCCAGGGTCTGCCCCCGGGCGATCCGGGCCATGCCGATCCAGTTCAGCGCGCCGATGGCGATGAAGACGAAGAGCAACCCGCCCAGGGCCTGGTTGATGTCCAGGATAAAGCCCACGAAGCCCGTGGCATCCCCACGGCGGGCCACCGCCTTGAAGTAGACCTGCATCAGGATCACGACGATGATGATGGGCAGACCGTAGAGAAAGTCCACGATGCGCATCATCAATTCGTCGATGCGTCCCCCGGCATAGCCAGAGATGAGGCCGTAGGTGAGGCCGATGACCAGGCTCACCGTGGCAGCCACCACAGCCACCGCCAGGGAGATGCGGGTCCCATACAAGGTGCGGGTCAGAAGATCCCGGCCCAGCTGGTCAGCCCCCAGGACGTAGACAAATCCTTCCAGGTTCGGGTTCTTGGAAAGCGCGCCCGGTGGCGCGTTGTTGTCCTGCAGGGTCTGTTTGGCGTAGGCGGGCTGGTTGGTGCGGGCCAGCTCGGCGCTGAAGCCTTGCAGGGTGTAGGGGTTGATGTAGTCGGCCAGCAGGGCCAGCAGGGTCAACAGGATGATGAAGGCCCCTGCGATGGTGGCCGCCCGGTTATGGAGAAGGCTGCGCCAGGCATCGCTCCATGGGCTGCGGGACTTGCCCTGCAGCGCAGCCACGTTCGGTTTTAAGCTCTGTTCTGCGACAGCCAAAAGACTTGCTCCTCTTGCGCGTCAAAGGCTCATAGGGCGAACCGTCAATCGTACCGGATGCGAGGATCCAGCCAGGCGTACAGAATGTCCACCACCAGGTTGGCTACCACCAACAAGGTGGCATAGACCACTGTGACGCCGGTGATCAGCGGGTAATCCCGGTTGCCGATGCTGGTGATGAAGTGCTTGCCCATGCCCGGAATCCCAAAGATGAATTCGGTGACAAAGGAACCCGTCACCACGGCGATGGTCAGCGGCCCCAGGATGGTCACCACCGGGATCAGGCTGTTTTTCAGGGCGTGGCGGACCACCACCACGTTCTCCGCCAGCCCTTTGGCCCGGGCCGTGCGGATGTAATCTTCCCGGATCACCTGGAGCAGACTGGCCCGGGTCAGCCGGGCGATGCTGGCTGAGAGGGCAGTGCCCAGGGCAATGGTGGGCAGGGTGGCATGGGCCCAGAACTTCAGGTCGGGGATGGGTATGAAGCCCAGCAGGAAGGGCGGCTTGGCGCCCCAGGTGGAGACGGGGAACCAGTTCAGCTTCAGCGCGAAGATCCAGATCAGCAGGGGGCCCAAGACCAGGTTGGGAATGGACAGGCCGATAATGGCGAAGAAACTGCTGGTGTAGTCCAGCCACGTGTTCTGACGCAGCGCGGCCAGCGTTCCCAGAGGGATGCCGATGATCAAGGCCAGCCCCATGGAGAGGATGCCCAACTGGAGGGAAATGGGGAAGGATTCCCCCACGATTTCGTTGATGCTTCGCCCCCGCTGTCGCATGGAGATACCCAGGTCGCCCCGGATCAGGCCCCGGGATACACCCAGCTGGTAGCTTTGCAACACGGCGTCGCAGCCGGGGATGACGGGCATGCCTTCGCAGATGAAGCCGGCCACATCGTCGCCCAGCAGGTAGGACGTAAACTGCCACAAAAGTGGCCAGTCCAGGTGGTGGCGTCGCTCCAGATTTTCGGTAACAGCTCTCGGTAATGCTTTGTCGCCGGCAAAGTCAAAGGGACCACCCGGGATGATGCGCATCAGCGCAAAAACGGTGAAAGTCAACAGCAGTAGCACCGGGATGGACCAGATAATGCGCCGGATAATGTAACGGTACATGGTCGAAATCTCACTCGCCAGATTCAATCACATGGACCCGGGTGGGCGACCCGCAGATCGCCCTACTACGGGAGGGCCAATGGGAATCGGGTGGTACCGGGTATGCCCGGCACCACCCGATTTGGTGGAAAGACTTACTGGCCTCGTGC harbors:
- a CDS encoding glycosyltransferase family 39 protein gives rise to the protein MRPTMPPTPPQSGRGIGVLLAIFVLLAGWTSVVVPPFETPDEIWHFAFIHHLATGQGLPVSEPNTQALWRQQGVQAPGYYLVAAALTSWIDQSDFPAIYRRANPHAAIGRPDAEANRNYLIHHRDEEWPWRGAILALHLARFFSVALGAVTIWAVYRTLALLLDGRQALLGAALVAFIPQFVFISAAASNDGAVNALAALVLWRLTSLIIAPIPGGERAIPRRELAVLGVLLGLAVLSKLSVLGLLGLTALAVIGLSWRARSWRLFWEGAWWTAAPALAIGGWWYVRNWQLYGDPLAWNIWQANILLRVEPADWRTIFGELESLERSFWGLFGWFNVPYPAPVYLLFRGLELLIAGGLLWAAIGRWRRGIRLRERDWAMLLLGLWGVVLLISWLRFMRIAPAAQGRYFFPAAPTLALGMVIGLGRWPLPGLGWGVATLLAGLSLLTPPLVIAPAYRPPPAQAHLAAELTPITARLGDAFIVQGVATQPDRLLPGQTATVTVAWKARQVPAEDYSIFVHLVDEDGLIVAQYDTMPGGGLYPTSQWHPGELRVERYLVRIPPTAYTPNQAHWAIGMYLPGDSATGVTAGHRLPVQVEAASPDLQATAVDDALRFGRVEIATPPGLTPNPLEIAFDDNITLAGYTLSRRRLRPGEPLTVTLYWRARGPIHGDYTTFVHLLDVGGQMHGGHDGRPVSPTQAWSPGQVVEDIHELVVSPQAPPGIYQLELGLYTWPDLDRLSLLASPGAEGADRFLLGPIQVEEARRD
- a CDS encoding glycosyltransferase family 2 protein, whose protein sequence is MTTRLPQWYHQATRPREVQRIGPDGKHYTISVIVPTRNEAANLLPVLVRAAPHADELLVVDGHSSDGTREIAQACGARVILDDGRGKGAAIRCGIREARGDILVFMDADGSHNPDDIPALIQPIVEGRADHVSGSRMLGGSDELHATIHQFVRLFGSQVITLSINYTQNVRLTDCQNGFRALRREVALDLDLQEDITTIEQEMIIKTLRRGYRLVEVATHEYVRANGESNFRVIDVWQRYLYSLFYYLFVWRPPKHNGRAPAPRSQP
- a CDS encoding MazG family protein, whose product is MPSPFTSPTGPALPEFTQAEITILGLGPGDPGGLTLAGWQALQQAARILLRTRQHPCVDFLAAHFSLESCDDLYETHEDFADIYSAIVERVLSAARPGERVVYAVPGHPWVGEATTPRILAAAQEQGRSVQVLGAESFVVPSLAAVGVDIMDGGQVVDAMILARQHHPQVEVGLPLLVGQIYARWLASDVKLTLMNAYPDDHPVTLIYRAGTREQRTATMPLHALDQHEDFDHLTSLYLPPLHHGSFTALQEIVAHLRAPEGCPWDQEQTLESLRQDLLGECAEVLEAIDMEAAGEENGAHIAEELGDVLLVATMMVQIATEEGRFKMADVIRPLLEKLIRRHPHVFGDTVLGDAGVDAVDQVLTNWEQIKAAERAARGEIRSGPLDGIPAHLPALEKARKLQSRAERAGLLAPDTVASEVAALFSPNPDAQAVGERLWALVAFARQHGINPEDALRTYLVQFRQRHGS
- a CDS encoding ABC transporter permease, translated to MAVAEQSLKPNVAALQGKSRSPWSDAWRSLLHNRAATIAGAFIILLTLLALLADYINPYTLQGFSAELARTNQPAYAKQTLQDNNAPPGALSKNPNLEGFVYVLGADQLGRDLLTRTLYGTRISLAVAVVAATVSLVIGLTYGLISGYAGGRIDELMMRIVDFLYGLPIIIVVILMQVYFKAVARRGDATGFVGFILDINQALGGLLFVFIAIGALNWIGMARIARGQTLAYKEKEFVEAARAIGDRPHHILFRHLLPNILGPCIVQETLQIPGYILTEAFLSFIGLGVDAPTPSWGIMLNEGYQSIRSSPHITFVPAVALTLTVLAFNFLGDGLRDAFDPRQRSE